One region of Chiloscyllium plagiosum isolate BGI_BamShark_2017 unplaced genomic scaffold, ASM401019v2 scaf_53, whole genome shotgun sequence genomic DNA includes:
- the LOC122548344 gene encoding histone H4-like: MSGRGKGGKGLGKGGAKRHRKVLRDNIQGITKPAIRRLARRGGVKRISGLIYEETRGVLKVFLENIIRDSVTYTEHAKRRTVTALDVVYALKRQGRTLYGFGG; encoded by the coding sequence ATGAGTGGCCGGGGGAAAGGGGGCAAAGGGCTGGGTAAAGGAGGAGCCAAGCGGCACCGCAAGGTGCTCAGGGACAACATCCAGGGCATCACCAAGCCGGCCATCCGGCGCCTGGCCCGGCGGGGCGGCGTCAAGCGTATCTCCGGCCTCATCTACGAGGAGACTCGGGGCGTGCTGAAGGTTTTCCTGGAGAACATCATCAGGGACTCGGTGACCTACACGGAACACGCCAAGCGCCGAACGGTGACCGCCCTGGACGTGGTCTACGCCCTGAAAAGGCAGGGGCGAACCCTGTACGGATTCGGAGgatag